The DNA region CCCTAGATATTACATATTGaataatgttacttttcacACTCATTTACCACACTCGATTATTTTATACCGGCTGACGgaacgtgttttaagtggctttccATATCTGCacttaaaactaaaaaaaaaaaaacatttaaaacactTTACGCCAGCCATATAAAATGGGTGTGATAAATCGGTATAAAGAGTAACATCGCTCTTACACACACCTTTTCTTTGCTACTtcattttttcctccttttagTTTTTCTAGTCTTTTGTTTGGGTTATTAGAGGTTAGATCAACTAAAAACCCATGACTTCCACCACCCACGTGTGCCTCCTCCTCCATTGTCAGTTGTAGCTCAATCATCCACCGACCCCCTCCCTCTGGTGTGTACCCCACGCGCCACCAGTCCTTTTGATCTCTTGCAGCAAATCTTCTCTATTTACAACACCTCTGGCTCTCCTTTGTAAAGCTCTTTTGGTCTACTAGAAATTCCATACTCGAATCTAGTCCTTAAAAATATTCGATCATGATGGCTTTTTGCTCCACCGCCTCAAATAGTGTCTCATACACTACTATACAACTACCTCCTCGTCTCTCCAGCTCCCTCGTAAGTTGgccaaaaactaaattaaaataagctTCCTTTGTTGATACCCATAACATTCACCTTAAGCCTCTATAACCAACTTCGTTGGCAATATTTTCACCTTATGGTCGGATCGCTGTtaagattaaaattttattttggtctttgtattttgaattatgtAATAACTATGTTGATTGTTTGTACTTATTTTTCCTCatctataaaaattaaaagaaaaagtagtgATATCACAATTGTTTAgattattcaaaacaaaattatccCGCAAGAAATTCTCGacttaattaaaaatcatataataatataaaaatttgccAAAAGTAAATGAAAGATCCCCACAGGGGGTacttggatcctctccatttcaaatgaaatggagagaaacAAGTTAGTTGTTTTTAGGGGGGCAatttcgtaatttttttttttttttttgacaaaaatgccctcttaaaacaactaaataaatcccctccatttcaaatgaaatggggGGATCCTTCTCCCTAAGGGGGAGGGGGTGTTGGGGATTAATTCTTTAACAAGGGGGATAAAGATAAAATGGTACAGCCACAATTGAAAACTAGAAAtagccaaattaaaaaaagagattGATTAAAAAAGAGAATCAATATTAACAACTTGAAACCAACAAAACTATagccaaattgaaaaaaaatcatctcAGTATGTTAGTAAGAAATACATATACAACCAAGCTTATCATATACACTTTCCAAAGCCTGTACATAAACTATATCACCTAACATGATAATCATATGGAACAATCACATGATCTGGGATAACAGGAGGCAATTTACCGATGTACATGAACAGTCTCTTATGATTCTCCCTCAGTATTGATGATAAATCAATAACATCACACTTATCTGTGTAGATCCAAAGGTCACCAGACATTACTCTTTTGAGGCTATCTCGACAAAAGGGGCATGACTGAGATCGCCCACGCCTAAAGAAAACAGCAAATATATGTCATCAGATCCCAATCAGTGTTTGGAAAGACAGAAAACAAAGTGTATGACTTAGGAAAAGTACCACCTACATCTGCATTATTATTTCAAAAAGATTAGTCAAATTACAATTGAAGCTCTCTAGAATTACTTGTACATTTCAAAATTACCTATTAAGGAATCAATGTGGGACTTTGTACTCATGAatgtctttataaaccacctatTGTGTGAGCTACTCATcttgccaatatatatatatatatatatatatatatatatatatattttataagtgCTCACAATTGGATAGCTTCTCAAAGACATTTTCAAAACTGATAGTGTTCTCAGTTCTGAATCGTATCTTCTCGAGAAGATTGCCTAACAAGTCCAATTTTCAAGAAAGATACCAATGGAAGGCCACAAACTTCGATTGTCAAGGGACATTACAGAATGGTATCCTATTCATCACGGGGAAGAAGGGGAAATGGGAaatacaacaaagaagaaaagaaaaataaaaggtgggACAACCCAACAACAACCCAAAGCAACCACATTGGCGCAGAAAAAACTTAGGACTATTGGAAATGGGTCAAATGAATGACTTGGCCCATTTGAGGGCCGCCAGAAAAGGCAATTTGAGAAGGGGCATGAACCTCAAAAGGTTCCTCAATCCCATTTGTGCTAGAGACAGCATAGCCAAGAGGCACAGGAAGGTGCACGAACCTTGAAAGATTTCTCAACCATTCCCAAACTCCAACAAGGAAACAACACCACCAGCAAGGAAGctaaaacccaaagaaaacaaccaaagaaaacaacacaaaacagatatagagagaaaatatcataaatacaacACCAAACCCAAAAATCTGCGGCTCCAGCAGAGGAGATGACAGGGACGCGCGGCCGTGTAAATCCATGCATAGACTCGTGAGAACCAAACGAAAGCCAGGCAGAGGTGCAGGAGGTGGCGCAGGGAGCGGAGAATTTGGTGAAGACCGTGGTGGGCAAAGCTGATGAAGGATGACAAATCTAGCTTGGAAAAAGCCAAATCTAAAAACCACGAAAGTTTCGGGAGAAGGAGGTGTCATGGCGGATCAAATTAAAGGAGGCAATAGGTGGTGGTGGAGGTACTGAAGTTGCGATTTTGGGAGGATAAGGGATAGTTTGCCTGAGGCGATGGATAAAGCCGCATAAAAAGCGGAAGGATCTAGAAAAAACTATAGACCGAAAGAATCAGGAGGAGGAAGCTTCATGAGGGAGAGGAGGAGTCCCAGCAGAGCTGTTTCAGACTAACTTCTCAGAGAAGTTTTGCAAGAGAGAGAACGATTTGTAGCGAGAACGGACTGATTTGTCAAGTCTAACATAATGCTTCGTATTTAAAATTGCCTACAGAATGGTatatttaacttttctttttatgtcaTTTATGTAGATAATTATTGGATGATATACAAGATTTGTTTAGAGAAGTACAGCAGCTTACCACTCCTTATAACACTTCAAACACAAAGTATGGCTGCAATTTGGCAATACAACCTTGCTGTTCACCTCCATGCAAATCCCGCACTCCTCTTCTCTTTCTATATCAACTTCAGAGAGTTTCCCCCTTTCCAACTCATCCTGTCTTTTGAATCTGAGGTTACATGCCTCTTTCTGCTTCCGATCGTCCAAATCTGTGATGCCTCTATGAAGTTGCAACAAAGAAGGAAATATCACCGCTGTTGACAGAAAGCCAAACTCATCAGCacttttttttctgtttctttttttttttttgggggaggggTGGttgagggggagagagagagagagagatgaacaTCTTTCCCCAAAATGGAAGCAGTTACAGTAGTGTTAATATATTTATGCATGAAAATTGAGTATTTTCACCTTCTCAGAATATTACTCACCATAAAATTCTCTAATGCTTGCTTTCCTTTCATACACAGACATAGTGGTCTTGCCATCTGCATAGGTCTGCACCAATCCATCACATTGCCGCACCCAACAAGGAAGAAAGTCATCATAAATTTCTACATTGTTTAAGGGGATAGGAAGCAAAATAATCACAGAAACAAGTAAAACGACAGTTGAAAAAGGCCCAATAGAGAGGGGGTGGGGAGAGagtataaacaaacaaatctgAAACTGGAAACTAACAGAGCTGAGAAGGGAAAGCAGAGAGAAGCATACCATATAAATAAGAATTCTAAGCAAACCAAGTGCACCAGCAAGGTGACAATCAGTCCattgaacaagaaaaagaaaaaggtgagcAAGTGGACCGTAGGACAGTCTCATCTGAAGACGTGCTCCATCATTCTCCCTTGGAAAATCTAAAGCCCTGGAATAACAAGGGAAAGAAGGCAGCATATCACAGGATTAATAATATCTAGCAAAGATCCCATCATCAAAGTAATATATAGAAGTCACAGACACTCAACAAATATAATTCGTAGTAAACATTTTCCCCAACTACTCAGCTCAATCAACTTCCCCATAACCCCAACTAACTGAGATCCTTAGAAAGGAGTTGAATCCGAAAGAGTCCCTTATCCCCTACCAATATATTACTTAGCATTGTAGACACTCTTTTCTACAATAGCAACATAGAATATGAATTTGTCAGAGTTTATGTGCATAAACCCAACTCGTTTGTTGTTTtttgaagataaaaataagaaaagaaaagaaaaaaaagaaaggaattaaAGCCATCATGTTTTCAAATAGTCATACTCAAAgcagcaaaatttgagttttttttttttggtaaaaatccGATGTCACTTTCTCAAATACTTGAGCAGCCTAGTCTAGCTCATTTTGTCACCACCCAAAAAGTGAAGCTAATAaccaaaataacaataatatcaTTAGTATTACTGCATACTAATGAATTTACTCTGATTGAGCACATCTATAGGCCAAGCATTAAGGTTtgaggggggggagggggggcatAAGTGGGTAAGATAAAACATTGGGTTCTTTGTGTGCAGAACAAGTCAACCAACAGATGAAATTCCTTATCAGGTCCCATCTCTATCTCACTACAAGAAATATCTGCAATTCGCTTTGTGTCATACCAACAAAGCCTGAATGTGAAGCTAAAAAAACTCAGAATCATTATTAAACATTTGATTAATTTCTACTGAAACAAACATTTTGAATGTCATTAGCCATTACACGTGTTGAGAATAAGACAGATGATGCcggaaggaaaggaaaagggtGGGGAAGGTGATTCAGAACCTGTTCTCTGATACCATCTTGAGAATATTAAGAACAAAAGGGGGCTATATATCAGGCCAATAATTCAGATACACACATAAGTAATCAATGTGGGACAATACAACAAATATAATCTAACAACATGTTATGGCACAATTAGACATTCAAAAGCAAGAACCTTTCTTTTAGAATGCAAATCAAACAGTACCCAAGAAAAACAAACTCACACCCTTATTTAGACGCACCtaagcaaaaaagcaaaaacccaTTTCACAGAGCTTAAAAAAGCACTAAATTCATATCTCggatagagagaaaaagagagacagagagacagagaaagagagttaCAGGGTATTGGCGTGCTGAATATCCGCTTCAAGCGCTTTCAGAGAATCCTTGAACGACGGCTTTCCCATGGCCGGGTACTTTCCCAGAAAACAATTCTCATCCaccaaacagaagaaaaaaagagagagagagagagagagagagagagagagagaaaattgcaAAACCAAACCCCCCCCGTAAGAGAGAAAATCAGAGTTTTTGTTGCAGTCGATGAAGCCTTTCTCGTGAAACACAAAACCAGAACACGAACTATACCGCAACCTTCACTCTGTTCTGAGCTCCGAATTCATTATAGGAACGAGAATAGTGTCCCGtgtcaaattaccattttgcccgTCATTATctttaattgattaaaaaaaaacccttaaatcTTGAATGGGGCAGGGGGGCAGGTGGTTTAGAGGGTTATTGTTGAGGCCTCTAAAGAGTCGTCAAAACCAGCTGTCGCTGCCCATTGGTTTTGCGAAGTTGGCGGCTTATTCGGGTAAAACCGTAAAAGACTACGTTATCATTATCCAATGTATGTAATATAAGCAGTAAAGTTGCATTATCTTCAATTATTGTTATGTTTTGTCGTAATAATGTGTCTTTAATGATCTTATGTTATTCTGGTgaggttttaattgtttttcttttccttctagAAAACCAAGGTTTATTAACTGATtaagctttttctttcttttccttttttttgtcttaaattttattaagtCTATAAAGTTGGTGAGATAATAAATAATTACCCTAGGATTACTCAGGCAAGCGTTTTCAATAGGTAACTCAATTGGTTGAgcaccacgtctcatgaagcggaagcCATTAATTCGAATCTTTATCCTTATTTTTGCTCTCCTTGtacagacatgtcaaaaaaaagctTGATCTATTCAAGTGGCCTTTACATGAAAATTAATAGGGCGCGAATTATCTCCTCTCCTTCTCTATCTATTCATTTTGCTCTTCTCTCTCGTACGTTTCTTAAGCATCGAAAGCTTCCCTGAGGGACGGgcaatttttgattttttttttccttgttttgtagGATACATGCCTCCAATTcggtaaaaaataataataataaataaataaataaattgcttTAACAAAGtcattaaagcatgtgattttcacatttatatttaatatattgttAGAGCCTGATaagtgtataattttttttttttttgggttggataAGGAGTTTTGTCTTTGTCGAAGTAAATGCATTTGGCCCACTCTAAAGATGACCATATTCAAAAGTGGTCGAATCCTATGTGCTAGTGCATGCAAAATACCTTTTTGCCCATAAAGGGTTGTCTGATCTCATTACACAAAGGATCGTCAACTCATTTCATGATTCAACAAGTATTCTTTCAAATTCTTCATCTATGAAGTTGATGTATGTTcttaaaatacataattttatatgcatttttaatatgcttaatacacatattttaataacaaatatcaatttaataaattgaattgaaagaaaattttatttctcatactaactatacttttttaaaaaatatacattttatcTGCAAAACAAACtgc from Corylus avellana chromosome ca10, CavTom2PMs-1.0 includes:
- the LOC132163192 gene encoding E3 ubiquitin-protein ligase AIRP2; this encodes MGKPSFKDSLKALEADIQHANTLALDFPRENDGARLQMRLSYGPLAHLFLFLVQWTDCHLAGALGLLRILIYMTYADGKTTMSVYERKASIREFYAVIFPSLLQLHRGITDLDDRKQKEACNLRFKRQDELERGKLSEVDIEREEECGICMEVNSKVVLPNCSHTLCLKCYKEWRGRSQSCPFCRDSLKRVMSGDLWIYTDKCDVIDLSSILRENHKRLFMYIGKLPPVIPDHVIVPYDYHVR